The following nucleotide sequence is from Triticum dicoccoides isolate Atlit2015 ecotype Zavitan chromosome 7B, WEW_v2.0, whole genome shotgun sequence.
ccacaacaatattgtacaaagcttattttctccacactaataagttatgcatatttaaagagcaagttttattgcttgcaccgatgacaacttacttgaaggatcttactcaatccataggtagatatggtggactctcatggcaaaactgggtttaaggttatttggaagcacaagtagtatctctacttagtgcaaggaatttggctagcatgagggggaaaggcaagctcaacatgtttggaaggtcaataacaatatactttaactgagatgtgagaaaacataaaccattacgttgtcttccttgtccaacgtcaactcttttagcatgtcatacttaatgagtgctcccaattataaaaaggtgtccaagataatactccctccgttcctcaatataaggtgtattagttttccaaaaagtcaaacttctctaagtgctcccaatacctctctcggagatcttgtgccccaagaggccaagacaatgccttcattaaccataaagtgacacttttctcaATTCAGGACgaaactagtgtcttcgcatctctgcaaaactcgatcaaggttgctcaaacaatcatccaatgaggatccatagacggagaagtcatccatgaatacctcacaaatcttttcacaaaaaacagagaatatagccatcatgcatctttgaaaggtagcaggtgcattacataaaccaaaaggcatacatctataagcaaaagtaccaaaagggcaagtaaaagtagttttagattgatcctttgctgacacaggtatctgagagaaaccagaataaccatctagaaagcagaaatgtgtgtctttggatagtctttctagcatttgatcaataaaaggtaaggggtaatgatctttcttagtagctttatttaacttacggaaatctattaccatcctataacctataataattctttgcgggatcaattcatctttatcattaggaacaacagtaatacctccctttttaagaacacaatggacagggcttacccattcactatcagcaacgggataaataatacctgcctcaaggagctttaatatctcctttcttaccacatccttcatcttgggatttaatcgtgtttgaggatctctaactgggttggcatcgtcctccaatgtaattttgtgttgacataacgtgggactaacgccttTAACACTACTAAGGAAAACATTATACATAGAAGTTTTTCAGTAGCGCGGTTTAAAAttgggcgctactgctaattagtagtagcgaggggtataaaaaccgCACTACTAATAAATTGATAATAGTAGCGAGGGatataaacccgcgctgctactaaatggtcTCTAACAATGCCCCCGGGataggccatagtagtagcgaggggtataaaaccagcgctactactaaataAGTAGTAGTAGCGTAGGTAagacccccacgctactactaagcgtgTCCACCCGGCCCGATCCACACTCCCACCCAACCGCCACCTCCCGCCCCACCAACCCTCCCACACCACCCACCCCCCGTCTGTCCCAAAAAAAACCACGCACCCTGATCCAGATCCCcaatctcctctcctctcccaacccactcgccgccggcctcccttccacctcctctcctccGTCCGTCCGCCCCCATGCCCCCTGCCGCGTGCACCACACCGCGCGCCCGCCTCATCGGAGGGCCGTCCCCGGCAGACGCGGCGCGACGGCCGACAACGACGCCGCACGGAGCAAGCAGGAAGGGGCCATTGGCGGCGATCGTCCAACGGGCGGCTCCGGGCGGTTCGCGCGGTCACAGGGGAGCATGGTCCTGCCAGCGGCGTTCGACAGCAGGACGAATGATGTGGAGAGCTCCGTGGCGGCCCGTGGCAACCTGTGGCACGCCGAGGCGTCGCACTCCCGCAGCGGCAGCGGCTGCAGAGGCGGCGGTGACGGCGGCGCGGCGCCGCTGTTCCTGGTGCAGCTCGGGCCCGTGCTCTTCCTCCGCGACACGACGCTGCTCTTCCCCGTGCACCTCTCCAAGCGCCACCTCATCTGGTACGGCTTCGAGCGCAAGGTAAACAACTGACGAACACACAGAATCTAATATCTTATCTGCAGAAATAAGAAGCTAAGAGTAAGATCTGATATGTGAGCAGAATGGAGTGCACTCGAATTGCCCGGCGTACTGGACAGCTCACCGGAGATGCTTCTTCATGTCGATGACCTGCCTCAACCCCTTTGCCTACGTGAGTGTTCGATCGGCCTTCTGAATTCTCTGTCCTGAATCCTGAATTCGTGATGATGAACAGTTAATTTCGACACTATCTTTGCCTTTCTGTTTGAAAACAATTGAGCAGTCATTCATGGACATGCAATTCCCCAACGGGCAGCTCAGATACGTGGCTGGCGACAGGTTCACGGCGAGGGGTTTCCTCCctctcggcggcggcggcatcgtCCAGGCCCACGGAAAATTCCCCGGGGAGAAGCGACTCAGCTTCTCCTACAAGGTTAGCACCCCACCTACCTGATCCCTCCAAACGTATCATCTGCATTTTCTGCACATATCACAAGTTCACAACAGAAACCCGATCGAGAGATGATCTGAGCCGTTGCTCTGCAgaacgggagcgggggcagcgtcGCCCCGACCGTCCAGTGGCCAGACAGGTCCCTGTCGCTGGGGCTATCCCGGGTGCTCTCCTGGAGGCGGTGCAGCCTCATGCTGCAGCCGGCACTGCAGCTCGGGCAAGTTCATTCACTTGCAGCCCCTCTCCgtgtcaaaaaaattgaaaaaaaagttcatttcTCTCAGTAAACAGTTCCACTTCTACGCACTCACAAAGGAAATGCAGTTGATCATGCCGGAATGTGGATCTGATTATTTAACCTGGTTGCCATGATCTTTTTGTGATGGACAGCATTTGCCCCACGTTCGGCGGGAGCCGGCCCGGGGTGTCGACGGAGCTGGTCCATTCAGTCAGCGAGGAGGCCAGCGTCGCCTGCGGCTACTCCCTCACCGCCTCCCCTTCCGCCTACGCTTCCGTGTCGGTCAGTAGCTTCCCTGTACTCCGTTGATCCGCCATGTTTTTCATTGTTGAAGTACATTGCACAACTTAATTTGGGATGAACTGATCGGTGCGTTAACTAAGTTTTACTTCGTGGTTCaacctttgtactccctccgttcggaattacttgtcacaaaaatgaatgtatctacaactaagatacatctagatacattcactttttggacgagtaattccgaatggagggagtagatcatAATTAGTTTGCCTTTTTTGTTCGTGTGTGCAGCTTGGGAGATCGAAGCTGAATGGCGACGTGACGAGCTCGGGGTTGGTGTTGAGAGTGGACGCACCGCTGCACGGTTTTGGCCGGCCATGTTTCTCCATCCAGATGAACAGTGGGCTCGAGTTCTAAATCTTTGATTGTTGCAAAGGTAAATACGGGGCGGCATTGCGTCTCAGACAAAGGCATGTATAGTCGATGCTAGTTTTGTACATATGGCTTGACAGAGGACTCAAACAGACTCTTTATATACATGTTGCAAACAACATACAAATCATATGATTGGCTCAAAATGTGGAAAAGAAAACCTTGAAATTGACATAGTTAGCTAGATCTCTTGGCAGGAATGCACCGCTCCTGCCCCTTTGGACATTTCTGTATGTTTTTTTTCTTGAATGTTAGTGTTTTCTCTGACCTATGTATAGTGTCAACAAAGATCTAAATTGCCACATGGAGATCATTTTTTGGCGGCATCTTACATCACAGTAATTTGCAACGAAGATAGGTTTACAGTGTCTTTTTATAGCAACTATAATGCATAGCTGCAAATATTGTCGAATGCACATCTGTATTTTGTATGCATGACAGATTCTATCTTCGGTAGTGTTACCTATCTAGTCTGATTTATACACTGCATTCCTAAGCTGAAATATATTTTGTAACTTAAATATATAGTCCGAGTTTCATTGAGTTATTTGTCACTTTTTAATTGAATATCTTTTTGTAACTGAAATATCTATGTACTTACAGTGCATATCTAATAGGGCCCTTCCCAGCAAGACCTAAGTTTAACCGAATATCTTTTTTGTCGATCGTCGTAGGTTTTTATGCCCCATGTATTTAACTGAAT
It contains:
- the LOC119339179 gene encoding uncharacterized protein LOC119339179, which codes for MGGFTSTVLVRANLHGHLDGTTAAPDKTLAAGTGDAATTVTNPAYHQWWTQDQKVKGLLHTSMDEDIACQLIGYESVQVVWTVVGAMFSAQSHANVRHIQCQLWTLRKEELVSTRPDPHSHPTATSRPTNPPTPPTPRLSQKKPRTLIQIPNLLSSPNPLAAGLPSTSSPPSVRPHAPCRVHHTARPPHRRAVPGRRGATADNDAARSKQEGAIGGDRPTGGSGRFARSQGSMVLPAAFDSRTNDVESSVAARGNLWHAEASHSRSGSGCRGGGDGGAAPLFLVQLGPVLFLRDTTLLFPVHLSKRHLIWYGFERKNGVHSNCPAYWTAHRRCFFMSMTCLNPFAYSFMDMQFPNGQLRYVAGDRFTARGFLPLGGGGIVQAHGKFPGEKRLSFSYKNGSGGSVAPTVQWPDRSLSLGLSRVLSWRRCSLMLQPALQLGICPTFGGSRPGVSTELVHSVSEEASVACGYSLTASPSAYASVSLGRSKLNGDVTSSGLVLRVDAPLHGFGRPCFSIQMNSGLEF